One window from the genome of Thermaerobacter marianensis DSM 12885 encodes:
- a CDS encoding D-alanyl-D-alanine carboxypeptidase family protein, whose translation MPVPRQRPVTHRRPAGEVGRGRPGRALAVLAATGLILWGVLAGVAVRPATAATPAPAQGPDAAPDPDAGAAEPGQASGPGFRTQSAALLVMDAASGRVLWAKNADEPRHPASISKLMTLLLTLEAIQAGQIRLQDQVTVSPRAQGTPGSTAFLEVGERITVEDLIKAVAVASANDACVALAEYISGDVGRFVQRMNRRAQELGLTRTRFVDPHGLTDQPGNRMSARDIAVLSRYMIQYHPEILRYTSIWEDWLRKGTDREFWLTNTNKLVAWYEGVDGLKTGLTDESGPSVVVTARKGDDRFIVVVLGSPDSNTRWREASRLLDWAFASFDSIPIAQRGQVLRTVRVAEGRRLEVPVTVEEAFGVTVPHGEGGRVRWTLEVAEPVPAPVVPGQRVGRIVARDGDKEIAAAPVVAAQAVQRAGPPTLLARLFGWTWPMR comes from the coding sequence GTGCCCGTGCCGCGCCAGCGGCCCGTAACGCACCGGCGCCCGGCGGGAGAGGTGGGGCGGGGACGTCCCGGGAGGGCCCTGGCGGTCCTCGCCGCCACCGGCTTGATCCTCTGGGGTGTCCTGGCCGGTGTCGCCGTCCGGCCCGCGACCGCCGCCACGCCGGCGCCCGCCCAGGGTCCCGATGCCGCACCGGACCCGGACGCCGGCGCCGCCGAACCGGGGCAGGCGTCCGGCCCCGGCTTCCGCACCCAATCCGCCGCGCTGCTGGTGATGGACGCGGCCAGCGGCCGCGTCCTCTGGGCCAAGAACGCCGACGAGCCGCGCCACCCGGCCAGCATCAGCAAGCTGATGACCCTGCTCCTCACCCTGGAGGCCATCCAGGCCGGGCAGATCCGGCTGCAGGATCAGGTCACCGTCAGCCCCCGGGCCCAGGGGACGCCGGGGAGCACCGCCTTCCTGGAGGTGGGCGAGCGCATCACCGTCGAGGACCTGATCAAGGCCGTGGCCGTGGCGTCGGCCAACGACGCCTGCGTCGCCCTGGCGGAGTACATCAGCGGCGACGTGGGCCGGTTCGTCCAGCGGATGAACCGGCGGGCCCAGGAACTGGGGCTCACCCGGACCCGCTTCGTCGACCCCCACGGGCTGACGGACCAGCCCGGCAACCGCATGAGTGCCCGCGACATCGCCGTTCTCAGCCGCTACATGATCCAATACCACCCCGAGATCCTGCGCTACACCTCGATCTGGGAGGATTGGCTGCGCAAGGGGACCGACCGGGAGTTCTGGCTGACCAACACCAACAAGCTGGTGGCCTGGTATGAGGGCGTGGACGGCCTGAAGACGGGGCTGACCGACGAGTCGGGGCCGTCGGTGGTGGTCACGGCGCGCAAGGGCGACGACCGGTTCATCGTCGTCGTCCTGGGGTCGCCCGACAGCAACACCCGCTGGCGCGAGGCCAGCCGCCTGCTGGACTGGGCCTTCGCCTCCTTCGATTCCATTCCCATCGCCCAGCGGGGCCAGGTGCTGCGGACGGTGCGGGTGGCGGAGGGCCGGCGCCTGGAGGTGCCGGTGACGGTGGAAGAGGCCTTCGGCGTCACCGTGCCCCACGGGGAGGGCGGCCGGGTGCGCTGGACCCTGGAGGTGGCCGAACCGGTGCCCGCGCCGGTGGTGCCCGGCCAGCGGGTCGGCCGCATCGTGGCCCGCGACGGCGACAAGGAGATCGCCGCCGCCCCGGTGGTGGCGGCCCAGGCGGTCCAGCGGGCCGGCCCGCCCACGCTGCTGGCGCGGCTGTTCGGATGGACCTGGCCCATGCGCTAG
- a CDS encoding SpoVA/SpoVAEb family sporulation membrane protein: MTYFWAFVVGGLLCTLAQLVLDLTPPRFTQGHVMVLFVVLGAIAGGLGVYRPLVELAGAGATIPLPGFGFALVEGAMKGAPQGLAGILTGGLAATALGLTVAVLGGLLTALLFNPKG; encoded by the coding sequence GTGACGTACTTCTGGGCCTTCGTGGTGGGCGGCCTGCTCTGCACCCTGGCCCAGCTGGTGCTGGATCTGACGCCGCCCCGGTTCACCCAAGGGCACGTGATGGTGCTCTTCGTGGTGCTGGGCGCCATCGCCGGCGGTCTCGGCGTGTACCGGCCGCTGGTGGAACTGGCCGGTGCCGGGGCGACCATCCCCCTGCCGGGGTTCGGCTTCGCCCTGGTGGAGGGGGCCATGAAGGGGGCGCCCCAGGGGCTGGCGGGGATCCTGACCGGCGGCCTGGCGGCCACGGCCCTCGGCCTGACGGTGGCCGTCCTGGGCGGCCTGCTGACGGCGCTGCTGTTCAACCCCAAGGGTTAG
- a CDS encoding dodecin family protein yields the protein MAEVVKVIELVGESKKDWTDAVSNAVAEACKTLDNVSGVEVCNLTANVDNGRVVEWKANVKVAFKVDNSRRGV from the coding sequence GTGGCGGAAGTGGTCAAGGTGATCGAATTGGTGGGCGAATCCAAGAAGGACTGGACCGATGCGGTCAGCAACGCCGTCGCGGAGGCGTGCAAGACGCTGGACAACGTCTCCGGCGTGGAAGTGTGCAACCTGACGGCCAACGTCGACAACGGCCGGGTCGTCGAGTGGAAGGCCAACGTCAAGGTGGCCTTCAAGGTCGACAACAGCCGGCGCGGCGTCTGA
- a CDS encoding sigma-70 family RNA polymerase sigma factor codes for MEAELWARARRGDAEARERLVALHMPLVRHVARRFAGFGHEMDDLVQAGTIGLLQAIDGFDPARGYQFSTYAVPAILGEIRRWLRASDPAGLTRAMRARVAAIRRVAEAMEQELGHRPPAAAVAERLGCDVADVTFALEASQVPVSLDEPLSSDPDASARGQRLAAPAEPDWSDAVAVRAALTQLPPRLRTIVTLRFFRDMTQAEVAAAVGLSQPQVSRLEKLALGQLRQLLAGGTSVAAAGEAARTARR; via the coding sequence GTGGAAGCCGAGTTGTGGGCGCGGGCGCGCCGGGGCGATGCCGAAGCTCGGGAGCGCCTGGTGGCCCTGCACATGCCCCTGGTCCGGCACGTGGCCCGGCGGTTCGCCGGTTTCGGCCATGAGATGGACGATCTGGTCCAGGCGGGCACCATCGGCCTGCTGCAAGCCATCGACGGCTTCGACCCGGCCCGCGGGTACCAGTTCTCCACCTATGCCGTCCCGGCCATCCTGGGGGAGATCCGGCGCTGGCTGCGGGCCAGCGACCCGGCTGGCCTCACCCGGGCCATGCGGGCGCGGGTGGCCGCCATCCGCCGCGTGGCCGAGGCCATGGAGCAGGAGCTGGGGCACCGGCCGCCCGCGGCCGCGGTGGCGGAGCGGCTGGGGTGCGACGTGGCCGACGTGACCTTCGCGCTGGAGGCCTCCCAGGTCCCCGTGTCCCTGGACGAGCCCCTCTCGTCCGATCCCGACGCCTCGGCCCGCGGCCAGCGGCTGGCGGCGCCCGCGGAACCGGACTGGAGCGACGCCGTGGCGGTGCGGGCGGCCCTGACCCAGCTGCCGCCGCGGCTGCGGACCATCGTGACCTTGCGCTTCTTCCGCGACATGACCCAGGCGGAGGTAGCCGCCGCCGTGGGCCTCTCCCAGCCCCAGGTGTCGCGCCTGGAGAAGCTGGCGCTGGGCCAGCTCCGCCAGCTGCTGGCGGGCGGCACGTCCGTGGCGGCGGCGGGCGAGGCCGCCCGCACGGCTCGCCGTTAG
- a CDS encoding SpoVA/SpoVAEb family sporulation membrane protein, whose translation MARASKQQTQAYQQAVRRVLPPKPIARNALMAFLVGGTIATAGQVVLNLLQGAGLPPTDAASWTAAVFILIGLLLTGLGVYDDLGRVGGMGAFLPITGFANSVGSAAMEFKREGWVLGLGARMFQIAGPVIVYGLAAATVVAGLVTLLGGARAAVGAP comes from the coding sequence ATGGCGAGGGCCAGCAAGCAGCAGACCCAAGCGTACCAGCAGGCCGTCCGCCGCGTTCTGCCCCCCAAACCCATCGCCCGCAACGCGCTGATGGCGTTTCTCGTGGGAGGAACCATCGCCACCGCCGGGCAGGTGGTCCTGAACCTGTTGCAGGGAGCGGGGCTGCCGCCCACGGACGCCGCGTCGTGGACGGCCGCGGTGTTCATCCTGATCGGCTTGCTGCTCACCGGGTTGGGGGTCTACGACGACCTGGGGCGGGTGGGCGGAATGGGCGCGTTCTTGCCGATCACCGGCTTTGCCAACTCCGTCGGCTCGGCGGCCATGGAGTTCAAGCGGGAAGGGTGGGTGCTAGGTCTGGGGGCGCGGATGTTCCAGATCGCGGGACCGGTGATCGTGTACGGCCTGGCCGCGGCCACGGTGGTGGCCGGACTGGTGACGCTGTTGGGCGGCGCCCGGGCCGCCGTGGGGGCACCGTGA
- a CDS encoding stage V sporulation protein AD: MASLTAVASMLEKGRSPRPAAPERRDPGRRVGQQTLVFRTRPRIVAAAAVAGPKEGQGPLGAYWDRTYRDRLLGERSWERAERRMCLDAAVLALEKAGLEPADIDLLLAGDLMNQLTCANFTAAELDIPFLGLFAACATWAASLGLAAMATDAGYATRVLCTTSSHHDTAERQYRFPTELGNQRPATSQWTATGAAAAVLAAAGTPLPQGWESANGPAGASPQGSESGSGGKAGQPAAGRPGSAPRGPGAGGRPRRAVAVTHATFGRVIDMGLTDPFDMGSAMAPAAADTIRQHLQDTGRRPGDYDLIVTGDLARYGHQLLVELLREQGYDAEGVLADCGLMLYDASQGVYAGGSGTACSGMVTAGYLLRRMEQGDLRRVLLVCTGCLHSTTTYKQGDTLPTVAHAVALEVDDAAAAGRAGDGGNGSPAAGVRPGGRGGDPA; this comes from the coding sequence GTGGCGTCGCTGACCGCCGTCGCGAGCATGCTGGAGAAGGGGCGCAGCCCGCGCCCGGCCGCACCGGAACGCCGGGATCCGGGCCGGCGGGTGGGCCAGCAGACCCTGGTCTTCCGCACCCGCCCGCGCATCGTGGCCGCCGCGGCGGTGGCCGGTCCCAAGGAGGGGCAAGGGCCCCTGGGCGCCTATTGGGACCGCACCTACCGCGACCGGCTGCTGGGCGAGCGCTCCTGGGAGCGGGCGGAGCGCCGCATGTGCCTGGACGCGGCGGTGCTGGCCCTGGAGAAGGCGGGCCTGGAGCCGGCGGACATCGACCTGCTGCTGGCCGGCGACCTGATGAACCAGTTGACGTGCGCCAACTTCACCGCCGCCGAGCTGGACATCCCCTTCCTGGGCCTCTTCGCCGCCTGCGCCACCTGGGCGGCTTCCCTGGGGCTGGCCGCCATGGCCACCGACGCCGGCTACGCCACGCGGGTGCTGTGCACCACGTCCAGCCACCACGACACCGCCGAGCGGCAGTACCGGTTCCCTACGGAGCTGGGCAACCAGCGCCCGGCCACGTCCCAGTGGACGGCCACGGGCGCGGCGGCGGCGGTGCTGGCGGCCGCCGGAACGCCGCTGCCCCAGGGGTGGGAGAGCGCCAACGGGCCTGCCGGTGCGTCCCCCCAGGGATCGGAGAGCGGCTCTGGGGGGAAGGCAGGCCAGCCGGCCGCGGGGCGGCCCGGCAGCGCCCCCCGGGGGCCCGGCGCCGGCGGCCGGCCGCGGCGGGCGGTGGCGGTGACCCACGCCACCTTCGGCCGGGTCATCGACATGGGGCTGACCGACCCCTTCGACATGGGGTCGGCCATGGCGCCGGCGGCGGCCGATACGATCCGCCAGCACCTGCAGGATACGGGCCGGCGGCCGGGCGACTACGACCTGATCGTCACCGGCGACCTGGCTCGCTACGGTCACCAGCTGCTGGTGGAGCTGTTGCGGGAGCAAGGCTATGACGCCGAGGGCGTGCTGGCCGACTGCGGCCTCATGCTCTATGACGCCTCCCAGGGCGTCTACGCCGGCGGCAGCGGCACCGCCTGCTCGGGCATGGTCACGGCGGGGTATCTTCTCCGGCGCATGGAGCAGGGCGACCTGCGCCGGGTCCTGCTGGTGTGCACGGGTTGCCTGCACAGCACGACCACCTACAAGCAGGGCGACACCCTGCCCACGGTGGCCCACGCCGTGGCCCTGGAGGTCGACGATGCTGCCGCGGCAGGGCGTGCGGGCGACGGCGGCAACGGCTCACCGGCCGCCGGAGTCCGGCCGGGGGGCCGTGGGGGGGACCCGGCGTGA
- a CDS encoding STAS domain-containing protein, producing MQVQLQWSGRTLIARLAGDFDEHGAEVFRHAIERAVRRRAYDHLVVNLQQVGFIDSSGLGALLGRYRRAREDGARVSVVGAPPPVRAVLQMAGLPQRIPLYPDEPAALGAARGVGRE from the coding sequence TTGCAGGTCCAGCTGCAATGGTCCGGACGCACCCTCATCGCCCGGCTGGCGGGGGACTTCGACGAGCACGGGGCCGAGGTCTTCCGCCACGCGATCGAGCGCGCCGTCCGCCGGCGCGCCTACGACCACCTGGTGGTCAACCTGCAGCAGGTGGGCTTCATCGACAGCTCGGGCCTGGGCGCCCTGTTGGGCCGTTACCGGCGGGCCCGGGAAGACGGCGCCCGGGTCAGTGTCGTCGGGGCGCCGCCCCCCGTGCGGGCCGTGCTGCAGATGGCCGGCCTCCCGCAGAGGATCCCCCTCTATCCGGACGAACCGGCGGCCCTGGGTGCCGCCCGGGGGGTGGGCCGGGAATGA